The proteins below come from a single Spiroplasma endosymbiont of Atherix ibis genomic window:
- the dnaB gene encoding replicative DNA helicase has translation MNENLDLNTVLIDSEKAVLAIAMHSPKASFDILTQLNSEDFSLEKHQIIFEAINEVSQNSQNITITKLAEFLEDKKTLEKIGGVSYLSDVSGYFYTDEGFEDYVEIVFKNSIGRQLDRALIHIKQLRESKSPIDEVFVIAQQKILNIKTDIKKDDATAVKETIVDVIKKIELLEKNGGLINGVPSGFSDLDQITNGWQKGDFIILAARPSMGKTAFALNLAVNAAERQKGVAFFSLEMPKEQLVQRILSSVSGIESSSLRNAQGLTTEKWTRITAGGEQIKNMNIVIDDTPGINVLQLQSKLRKMKRDFGVEICFIDYLQLISSMTNRFDSRQNEVASISRHLKKIARELNMPIVCLSQLSRSVEKREEKTPLMSDLRDSGAIEQDADIIIFLYRDAYYKTKEYSVASYDPTDETDIIISKHRNGATGLVKVNFLRSYGKFIDQSKNS, from the coding sequence ATGAATGAAAATTTAGATTTAAATACTGTTTTAATAGATTCAGAAAAAGCTGTACTAGCAATTGCTATGCACTCACCAAAAGCAAGTTTTGATATTTTGACTCAACTTAATTCAGAGGATTTTAGTTTAGAAAAGCATCAAATAATTTTTGAAGCTATAAACGAAGTTTCACAAAATAGTCAAAATATTACTATTACAAAACTTGCTGAATTTTTAGAAGATAAAAAAACTTTAGAAAAAATAGGAGGAGTTTCTTATTTATCAGATGTTTCAGGTTATTTTTATACTGATGAAGGATTTGAAGATTATGTTGAAATTGTGTTTAAAAACTCAATAGGAAGACAATTAGATAGAGCATTAATACATATTAAACAATTAAGAGAAAGCAAATCTCCAATTGATGAAGTTTTTGTAATTGCTCAGCAAAAAATTTTAAATATTAAAACAGATATTAAAAAAGATGATGCAACTGCTGTAAAAGAAACTATTGTTGATGTTATTAAAAAAATTGAGTTATTAGAAAAAAATGGTGGATTAATTAATGGTGTGCCATCAGGATTTTCAGATTTAGATCAAATTACAAATGGTTGACAAAAAGGAGATTTTATAATTCTAGCTGCACGTCCTTCAATGGGAAAAACTGCATTTGCACTTAATTTAGCAGTTAATGCTGCAGAAAGACAAAAGGGAGTAGCTTTTTTTTCATTAGAAATGCCAAAAGAACAATTAGTTCAACGTATTTTAAGTTCTGTTTCAGGAATAGAATCAAGTTCGCTTAGAAATGCTCAAGGATTAACAACAGAAAAATGAACTAGAATTACAGCTGGAGGAGAACAAATTAAAAATATGAATATTGTTATTGATGATACTCCAGGAATTAATGTTTTACAGTTACAATCAAAATTAAGAAAAATGAAAAGAGATTTTGGTGTGGAGATTTGTTTTATTGATTATTTACAATTAATATCATCAATGACAAATAGATTTGACAGTAGACAAAATGAAGTTGCATCTATTTCTAGACATCTAAAAAAAATTGCACGTGAATTAAATATGCCAATAGTTTGTCTTTCACAATTATCACGTAGTGTTGAAAAACGAGAAGAAAAAACTCCTTTAATGTCTGACTTAAGAGATTCTGGAGCAATAGAACAAGATGCAGATATTATTATTTTCTTATATAGGGATGCATATTATAAAACAAAAGAATACAGTGTAGCAAGTTATGATCCAACTGATGAAACAGATATTATTATTTCAAAACATCGTAATGGAGCAACAGGGCTTGTAAAAGTTAATTTCCTTAGAAGCTATGGTAAATTCATTGATCAGTCAAAAAATTCTTAG
- the rpsR gene encoding 30S ribosomal protein S18, producing MKKFVRRKKVNFFAKNKIDYIDYKDIDLLKKFISANEQILPKRITGTSPKHQRILAVAIKRARSMGLLPFVIQ from the coding sequence ATGAAAAAATTTGTAAGAAGAAAAAAAGTGAATTTTTTTGCTAAAAACAAAATTGATTATATTGATTATAAAGATATAGATTTATTAAAAAAATTTATTTCAGCTAATGAACAAATCTTGCCAAAAAGAATTACAGGTACATCACCAAAACATCAAAGAATTTTGGCTGTAGCAATTAAAAGAGCAAGAAGCATGGGATTATTACCATTTGTAATTCAATAA
- the rlmB gene encoding 23S rRNA (guanosine(2251)-2'-O)-methyltransferase RlmB, which produces MKNYIYGKNAVENTIKNFSSEIKQVFILKGHSFEPDIYSLIKKQKIEWKSLEKQEFGLLIKEGVNHQGLIAQVIDFKYLEMKDFYNDSKLNQTVLILDKIQDPQNFGSIIRTASLFGVDAIIIQETNQVQITPAVMKASAGTIYNVPIIKVSNLKSAINNLKDRGFWIYSSYLGEKSISIREIDFDKKSVIIIGNEGKGIGNKILELSDFMFQIDTNNVIDSLNVSVATGIILFKLFNR; this is translated from the coding sequence ATGAAGAACTATATTTATGGTAAAAATGCAGTTGAGAATACTATTAAAAATTTTAGTTCTGAAATAAAACAAGTATTTATTTTAAAGGGTCATTCATTTGAGCCAGATATTTATAGCTTAATTAAAAAACAAAAAATTGAATGAAAATCTTTAGAAAAGCAAGAGTTTGGTTTATTAATAAAAGAAGGTGTAAATCATCAAGGTTTAATAGCTCAAGTTATAGATTTCAAATATTTAGAAATGAAAGATTTTTATAATGACTCTAAATTAAATCAAACAGTTCTAATTTTAGATAAAATACAAGATCCACAAAATTTTGGATCAATAATTAGAACAGCAAGTTTATTTGGAGTAGATGCAATTATAATTCAAGAAACTAATCAAGTTCAAATAACACCTGCAGTTATGAAAGCTTCAGCAGGAACAATTTATAATGTACCGATTATTAAAGTTAGTAATTTAAAATCTGCAATAAACAATTTAAAAGATAGGGGATTTTGGATATACAGTTCTTATTTAGGAGAAAAAAGTATATCTATAAGGGAAATTGATTTTGATAAAAAGTCAGTAATAATTATAGGGAATGAGGGCAAAGGAATTGGAAATAAAATCTTAGAATTATCAGATTTTATGTTTCAGATTGATACTAATAATGTAATTGATTCATTAAATGTTTCAGTAGCAACAGGGATTATCCTTTTTAAACTATTTAATAGGTAA
- the rpmG gene encoding 50S ribosomal protein L33, with the protein MPTKSNKKVILICSECLSRNYTIQKSTISQRERLQIKKHCITCNAHVIHKETR; encoded by the coding sequence ATGCCCACAAAATCCAATAAAAAGGTTATACTTATTTGTAGTGAGTGCTTATCAAGAAATTATACTATTCAAAAAAGTACAATTTCTCAAAGAGAAAGATTACAAATAAAAAAACACTGTATAACATGTAATGCGCATGTAATTCATAAGGAGACAAGATAA
- a CDS encoding single-stranded DNA-binding protein, whose protein sequence is MNSVNLIGRITKDPELRSSSNSKSFVAFTLAVNEFAGGNQFTQFIPCFAWEKTAENLAKFVKKGAQISVEGSINVRQENNNGQFSQIITVRANRIEFLSVTGNNQAMTNNLFDSNQPNQPNQPKQSTQGPSNNFDFDLIDDVKPNDDDSILWED, encoded by the coding sequence ATGAACTCAGTAAATCTAATTGGAAGAATAACAAAAGATCCAGAATTAAGAAGCTCATCAAATAGTAAATCATTTGTTGCATTTACATTAGCTGTTAATGAATTTGCTGGAGGGAATCAATTTACACAATTTATTCCTTGTTTTGCTTGAGAAAAAACTGCAGAAAATCTTGCAAAATTTGTTAAAAAAGGAGCTCAAATATCTGTAGAGGGATCTATTAATGTTAGACAAGAAAATAATAATGGACAATTTTCACAAATTATTACAGTTAGAGCTAACAGAATTGAATTTTTGAGTGTTACTGGAAATAATCAAGCAATGACAAATAATTTATTTGATTCAAATCAACCAAATCAACCAAATCAACCAAAACAATCTACTCAAGGACCATCAAATAATTTTGATTTTGATTTAATAGATGATGTAAAACCAAATGATGATGATTCAATTTTATGAGAAGACTAA
- the rplK gene encoding 50S ribosomal protein L11, whose amino-acid sequence MAKRITRIAKLEFMAMQAKPGAELASLGINMPQFTQQFNDATKDRAGEVVPVVITAYDDKSFDFILKTTPAAFMLKKAAGIQKGSSKSGTELVATISADEVKKIAEYKMVDLNANTIEAAMRIIEGSARNMGIKVTGMPEKEGQK is encoded by the coding sequence GTGGCAAAAAGAATCACACGTATAGCAAAATTAGAATTTATGGCAATGCAAGCAAAACCTGGTGCAGAATTAGCTTCATTAGGAATCAATATGCCTCAATTCACACAACAATTTAATGATGCCACTAAAGATAGAGCAGGAGAAGTAGTACCTGTAGTTATTACAGCTTATGATGATAAATCATTTGATTTTATTTTAAAAACTACTCCAGCAGCATTTATGCTTAAAAAAGCAGCAGGTATTCAAAAAGGATCATCTAAATCAGGAACTGAATTAGTTGCAACTATTTCAGCAGATGAAGTAAAAAAAATAGCTGAATATAAAATGGTTGATTTAAATGCAAATACAATTGAAGCAGCTATGAGAATTATTGAAGGATCAGCAAGAAATATGGGTATTAAAGTTACTGGAATGCCAGAAAAAGAAGGTCAAAAATAA
- the secE gene encoding preprotein translocase subunit SecE, with product MSKNNDIKEQKAQEKLKKIQEKQAQKQNKKQNKQNKKEEFNKLFNEFEGHDGTQEGKLKAAKKKKVKKEKSKINYKLAFKEAPIKFLKEVNKIQWSSRKNLGTKFLWVIVFIAIFGVFFFCLDWAFQALFEVMKII from the coding sequence ATGTCTAAAAATAATGATATTAAAGAGCAAAAAGCTCAGGAAAAATTAAAGAAAATTCAAGAAAAGCAAGCTCAAAAACAAAATAAAAAACAAAATAAACAAAATAAAAAAGAAGAGTTTAATAAGCTTTTCAATGAGTTTGAAGGACATGATGGAACTCAAGAAGGTAAGCTTAAAGCTGCAAAAAAGAAAAAAGTTAAAAAAGAAAAAAGCAAAATTAATTATAAATTAGCATTTAAAGAAGCACCGATTAAGTTTCTTAAAGAAGTTAATAAAATACAGTGATCTTCAAGAAAAAATTTGGGAACTAAATTTTTATGAGTTATAGTATTTATTGCTATTTTTGGAGTGTTCTTTTTCTGTTTAGATTGAGCTTTCCAAGCTTTATTTGAAGTTATGAAAATTATTTAA
- the rplA gene encoding 50S ribosomal protein L1: MAKLSKKLKVANEKVDKTKLYPILEAIKLAKETSITKFDSTVEIAFNLNVDPRHADQQIRGAIVMPGGTGKTQRVLVLTKTKVKEAEEAKADFVGAEDLIQKIAKENWFDFDVIVATPEMMAELGKIGKILGPKGLMPNPKTGTVTMDVAKALDEIKKGKVEYRTDKEGNVHSILGKVSFKEDNLMKNYSALLDVIRKAKPAAVKGIYIKNISLSTTMGPGIKVLIEN, encoded by the coding sequence ATGGCAAAATTAAGTAAAAAATTAAAAGTAGCTAATGAAAAAGTTGATAAAACAAAATTATACCCAATTTTAGAAGCTATAAAATTAGCAAAAGAAACTTCAATTACAAAATTTGATTCAACTGTAGAAATAGCTTTCAATTTAAATGTAGATCCAAGACATGCAGACCAACAAATTCGAGGAGCAATAGTAATGCCTGGAGGAACTGGGAAAACTCAAAGAGTTTTAGTTCTAACAAAAACTAAAGTAAAAGAAGCTGAAGAAGCAAAAGCAGACTTTGTAGGAGCAGAAGATTTAATTCAAAAAATTGCAAAAGAAAACTGATTTGACTTTGATGTTATTGTTGCAACTCCAGAAATGATGGCAGAACTAGGGAAAATTGGTAAAATTTTAGGACCAAAAGGATTAATGCCTAACCCAAAAACTGGAACAGTTACAATGGATGTAGCAAAAGCTTTAGATGAAATTAAAAAAGGTAAAGTTGAATATAGAACTGACAAAGAAGGAAATGTTCATTCAATTTTAGGAAAAGTATCATTTAAAGAAGATAACTTAATGAAAAATTACTCAGCTCTTTTAGATGTAATTAGAAAAGCAAAACCAGCAGCAGTTAAAGGAATATATATTAAAAATATATCACTTTCAACAACTATGGGTCCTGGAATTAAAGTTTTAATTGAAAACTAG
- a CDS encoding lipoprotein, giving the protein MKKLFSILGAFAIVSTSISDVVSCSVATTSIETLVDGNNKFTIGGKKVEMEKVFGSKRVLTILGYQILDAISFTESKYQNHDKLEKQKNVLGAKGQALSLDNLKKEDSNSFGIEFIKGKDIEEFKNDYNSPVDSRFSQLNFKLGINHEIKESEIWTSNNATTFTANKAKVLKAKLNYDNNKVESIEKVNEEKSLQDYFSLTWEKKLNDKDLKEKYKKYGFYLLTNDQANSLYDEISRSNNQDDKDKLIKHLSKEEFRILHTQLRTKEEALRNGIVMPGKFENNFKNKDETKLENFTKGQIHDISKGSYFFRTEDKKTLQSQVIGGSNNSERTFIYGKSDSNITLEIDFTFDIPASKRDGTVDRKYNINLKLKNIVVSYQLNAVVLDKEKEENKKRNDEVIYWYQPVFYQFTTQEMFKINSSTKNNDGTKDIFKDLEGATINITRKQ; this is encoded by the coding sequence ATGAAAAAATTATTTTCTATTTTAGGAGCATTTGCTATTGTTTCAACAAGTATTTCAGATGTAGTTTCATGTTCAGTAGCAACTACTAGTATTGAAACATTAGTTGATGGAAATAATAAATTTACAATTGGTGGTAAAAAAGTGGAAATGGAAAAGGTTTTTGGAAGTAAAAGAGTTCTTACAATTTTAGGCTATCAAATTCTTGATGCTATTTCATTTACTGAAAGTAAATATCAAAATCATGATAAATTAGAAAAGCAAAAAAATGTTTTAGGAGCAAAAGGACAAGCTTTATCTTTAGATAATTTAAAAAAAGAAGATTCTAATTCATTTGGAATAGAATTTATTAAAGGAAAAGATATAGAAGAATTTAAAAATGATTATAATTCACCTGTAGATTCTAGATTTTCACAATTAAATTTTAAATTAGGTATTAATCACGAAATAAAAGAATCAGAAATATGAACTTCTAATAATGCTACAACTTTTACTGCTAATAAAGCAAAAGTTTTAAAAGCTAAATTAAATTATGATAATAATAAAGTTGAAAGTATCGAAAAAGTAAATGAAGAAAAAAGTTTACAAGATTATTTTAGTCTTACTTGAGAAAAAAAATTAAATGATAAAGATTTAAAAGAGAAATATAAAAAATACGGATTTTACTTATTAACTAATGATCAAGCAAATTCATTATATGATGAAATTTCACGCTCTAATAATCAAGATGATAAAGATAAACTTATTAAACATTTATCAAAAGAAGAATTTAGGATTTTACATACACAATTAAGAACTAAAGAAGAAGCTTTAAGAAATGGTATTGTTATGCCTGGTAAATTTGAAAATAATTTTAAAAATAAAGATGAAACTAAACTTGAAAATTTTACTAAAGGTCAAATTCATGATATTTCTAAAGGAAGTTATTTTTTTAGAACAGAAGACAAAAAAACTTTACAATCACAAGTTATTGGAGGTTCAAATAACAGTGAAAGAACATTTATTTATGGAAAAAGCGATTCAAATATTACTTTAGAAATAGATTTTACTTTTGATATACCTGCTAGCAAAAGAGATGGAACTGTAGATAGAAAATATAATATTAATTTGAAATTAAAAAATATTGTAGTTAGTTATCAATTAAATGCAGTAGTTTTAGACAAAGAAAAAGAAGAAAATAAAAAAAGAAATGATGAAGTTATATATTGATATCAACCAGTTTTTTATCAATTTACAACACAAGAAATGTTTAAAATAAATTCAAGTACTAAAAATAATGATGGAACTAAGGATATTTTTAAAGACTTAGAAGGAGCAACAATTAATATTACTAGAAAACAATAA
- a CDS encoding Cof-type HAD-IIB family hydrolase, producing MKWWFSDYDGTINLKHNDYIDPRDLDFIRNWIAEGNKFAIATGRMEHEIRPVLEKAQILYDYMICNNGTVIYEKGQKIIANASIPMESRKEIIELFDNLKEEYILGYCLKDKRMSYSKIDESEIYQNPFLIKYAPSENNFKQGNEDILNSSDLNLLYFYVPDSKVLQVKEILNGKIKGCKAVRTHKNVIEIMREDVSKAYGIKVIQKLKGFDIKDIYTSGDGENDIEMLKYTKNSFVMKNHQPNVDKAASYIIENVFQIKNFKKV from the coding sequence ATGAAATGATGATTTTCTGATTATGATGGAACAATTAATTTAAAACATAATGATTATATTGATCCAAGAGATTTGGATTTTATAAGAAATTGAATTGCTGAAGGTAATAAATTTGCAATTGCAACTGGTAGAATGGAACATGAAATTAGACCTGTTTTAGAAAAAGCACAAATTCTATATGATTATATGATTTGTAATAATGGTACTGTTATTTATGAAAAAGGACAAAAAATTATTGCAAATGCATCTATTCCTATGGAATCAAGAAAAGAAATAATTGAATTATTTGATAATTTAAAAGAAGAGTATATTTTAGGATATTGTTTAAAAGATAAAAGAATGTCTTATTCTAAAATTGATGAGTCTGAAATTTATCAAAATCCTTTTTTAATTAAATATGCTCCAAGTGAAAATAATTTCAAACAAGGTAATGAAGATATTTTAAATTCTTCTGATTTAAATTTACTTTATTTTTATGTACCTGATTCAAAAGTTTTACAAGTAAAAGAAATATTAAATGGAAAAATAAAAGGATGTAAAGCTGTTAGAACTCATAAAAATGTAATTGAAATTATGAGAGAAGATGTTTCAAAAGCATATGGTATAAAAGTTATTCAAAAATTAAAAGGTTTCGATATTAAAGATATTTATACAAGCGGTGATGGTGAAAATGATATTGAAATGTTGAAATATACAAAGAACTCATTTGTAATGAAAAATCATCAACCAAATGTAGATAAAGCAGCTAGTTATATAATTGAAAATGTTTTTCAAATTAAAAATTTTAAAAAAGTTTAA
- the nusG gene encoding transcription termination/antitermination protein NusG, translated as MEQNLFELEDELGSYKGQWFVINCNSGHEDRVRADLLQKIETSSLEDRIFNIRISKAPVMGKNNKINEKNKFPGYLFINMNMTDETWFIVRNTPGVTGFIGSSGKGAKPLPLTIEEVSRMLEQSENQQSKNDKTLKGNANQPKKEKVLFTADYDIKDVVFVKDGPFAVTEGQVMEMDFEKGIAIVNIELFGRITPTEFEFLNLEKAYKN; from the coding sequence ATGGAACAAAACTTATTTGAATTAGAAGATGAATTAGGCTCATACAAGGGACAATGGTTCGTCATTAACTGTAATAGTGGTCACGAAGATAGAGTAAGAGCAGATTTACTTCAAAAAATTGAAACTTCTAGTTTAGAAGATAGAATATTTAATATTAGAATTTCAAAAGCACCTGTAATGGGAAAAAATAATAAAATTAATGAAAAAAATAAATTTCCTGGATATTTATTTATTAATATGAATATGACAGATGAGACATGATTTATAGTTAGAAATACTCCTGGAGTTACAGGATTTATTGGTTCTTCTGGTAAAGGTGCAAAACCATTACCTTTAACTATTGAAGAGGTTTCAAGAATGCTTGAACAAAGTGAAAATCAACAATCAAAAAATGATAAAACCTTAAAAGGTAATGCAAATCAACCTAAAAAAGAAAAAGTTTTATTTACAGCTGATTATGATATAAAAGATGTAGTTTTTGTTAAAGACGGACCTTTTGCAGTTACAGAAGGTCAAGTTATGGAAATGGATTTTGAAAAAGGAATTGCAATAGTTAATATTGAATTATTTGGAAGAATTACTCCAACTGAATTTGAATTTTTAAATTTAGAAAAAGCTTATAAAAATTAA
- the rplI gene encoding 50S ribosomal protein L9, whose amino-acid sequence MKVILLADVKNYGKKDEVVDVSDGYGANYLIPKGLAILATKEDLSHLNVRKRKEEELNNEKKEEINFLKEKIESIILNFKIKTMNNKPFGSISLSQITDRLKKEFSINLDKRKFEKHENINKLGLFYLKIKLEFKIVATLKVFIEGTE is encoded by the coding sequence ATGAAAGTAATTCTATTAGCTGATGTAAAAAATTATGGTAAAAAAGATGAAGTAGTAGATGTATCTGATGGATATGGAGCAAATTATTTAATTCCAAAAGGTTTAGCAATTCTTGCAACAAAAGAAGATTTAAGTCATTTGAATGTTAGAAAAAGAAAAGAAGAGGAGTTAAATAACGAAAAAAAAGAAGAAATAAACTTTTTAAAAGAAAAAATTGAATCAATAATTTTAAATTTTAAAATAAAAACAATGAATAATAAACCTTTTGGATCAATTTCTCTTTCACAAATTACAGATAGATTAAAAAAAGAGTTTTCAATAAACTTAGATAAAAGAAAATTTGAAAAACATGAAAATATTAATAAATTAGGTTTATTTTATTTAAAAATTAAACTTGAGTTTAAAATAGTAGCAACTTTAAAAGTGTTTATAGAAGGTACAGAATAA
- the cysS gene encoding cysteine--tRNA ligase — MKLYDSLISNFKEIDLSKVLIYTCGPTVYDYIHIGNARPLILTDIIIRYLESMDIKYKYLLNITDIDDKIINKSLEKKISEEDYSKKFTKAFLEDLDFLNIKRPTAVVPISSKINEILFFIDNLVEKGFAYEKSGNVYFDISKWENDYGALSNQNIKNLNIGEKIKKDENKKNPQDFILWKKTEIGKKWLSKWGLGRPGWHTECAVLIDDFFKTSINIHVGGIDLKFPHHENERIQYIAKNLRELSDVWLHNGHLSLENIKMSKSLKNTILVRDYVKENGSNSLRFIFLNSNYKQPLNINQELIDYSKEWILKIEFMLKTINWSTRVGELILTNNTPIDDNFNSYKYLTKFKKFLNDDLNTPLVISLIDEMCKSINKQIKNKMLDSTYLKLKTILKTLGFSFEIKDLSNKDIDKIKKWREMISKKNFQKADKLRNELKEENII, encoded by the coding sequence ATGAAACTATATGATTCATTAATAAGTAATTTTAAGGAAATAGATTTATCTAAGGTTCTTATTTATACTTGTGGACCAACAGTTTATGATTATATTCATATTGGTAATGCAAGACCTCTAATCTTAACTGATATTATAATTAGATATTTAGAGAGTATGGATATAAAATATAAATATCTTTTAAATATTACAGATATTGATGACAAAATTATTAATAAATCGTTAGAAAAAAAAATTAGTGAAGAAGATTACTCTAAAAAATTTACAAAAGCATTTTTAGAAGATCTTGATTTTTTAAATATAAAAAGGCCAACAGCAGTTGTACCTATATCTTCAAAAATAAATGAAATTTTATTTTTTATTGATAATTTAGTAGAAAAGGGTTTTGCATATGAAAAATCAGGAAATGTTTATTTTGATATTAGTAAATGAGAAAATGATTATGGAGCTCTTTCAAATCAAAATATTAAAAATTTAAATATAGGTGAAAAAATAAAAAAAGATGAAAATAAAAAAAATCCTCAAGATTTTATTTTATGAAAAAAAACTGAAATAGGTAAGAAGTGATTATCTAAATGAGGGCTAGGAAGACCAGGATGACATACGGAGTGTGCAGTTTTAATTGATGACTTTTTTAAAACATCAATTAATATCCATGTTGGAGGAATAGATTTGAAATTTCCTCATCATGAAAATGAAAGAATTCAATATATTGCCAAAAATTTAAGAGAGTTATCAGATGTTTGATTACATAATGGTCATTTATCATTAGAAAATATTAAAATGTCAAAGTCTCTTAAAAATACTATTTTAGTTAGAGACTATGTAAAAGAAAATGGAAGTAATTCATTAAGATTTATATTTTTAAATTCTAATTATAAGCAGCCTTTAAATATTAATCAAGAATTAATTGATTATTCAAAAGAGTGAATATTAAAAATAGAATTTATGCTTAAAACAATTAATTGATCAACAAGAGTAGGAGAATTAATTTTAACAAATAATACTCCAATCGATGATAATTTTAATTCATATAAATATCTTACAAAATTTAAGAAATTTCTTAATGATGATTTAAATACTCCTTTAGTAATTTCTTTAATTGATGAAATGTGTAAAAGTATTAATAAACAAATTAAAAATAAAATGTTAGATTCTACTTATTTAAAATTAAAAACAATATTAAAAACTCTTGGTTTTTCTTTTGAAATTAAGGATTTATCAAATAAAGATATTGATAAGATTAAAAAATGAAGAGAAATGATAAGTAAAAAAAATTTTCAAAAAGCTGATAAATTGAGAAATGAACTTAAAGAGGAGAATATTATTTAA
- a CDS encoding uracil-DNA glycosylase: protein MKENIFRVFKLIKPKDIKVIIIGQDPYHGPNQDNGIAFSVSNSVKMPPSLKNIFKELKYDLNIDNFKNNDLSNWVRQGVFLINYCLTVEKGNPNSHKDLGWDKVILKILNKINEINRDIIYCLWGNYAKKLYNSLVYKDKAKIIYSAHPSTFSFKKGFEKSKPFSKINSMLKNSNKKIINWEN from the coding sequence TTAAAAGAAAATATTTTTAGAGTATTTAAGTTAATTAAACCTAAAGATATTAAAGTGATAATAATTGGTCAAGATCCATATCATGGTCCAAATCAAGATAATGGAATTGCATTTAGTGTTTCAAATAGTGTTAAAATGCCTCCAAGTTTAAAAAATATATTTAAAGAACTTAAATATGATTTAAATATAGATAATTTTAAAAATAATGATTTATCTAATTGAGTTCGTCAAGGAGTATTTCTAATAAATTATTGTTTAACTGTAGAAAAAGGAAACCCTAATTCTCATAAAGATTTAGGTTGAGATAAAGTAATTTTAAAAATATTAAATAAAATAAATGAAATTAATAGAGATATTATTTATTGTTTATGAGGAAATTACGCAAAAAAACTATATAATAGTCTTGTATACAAAGATAAAGCAAAAATTATTTATTCCGCACATCCATCAACATTTAGTTTTAAAAAAGGTTTTGAAAAGAGTAAGCCATTTTCAAAAATAAACTCAATGTTAAAAAATAGTAATAAAAAAATAATTAACTGAGAAAATTAA
- a CDS encoding peptidylprolyl isomerase encodes MKKIKIEIILEDERIMRADLYPELAPISVENFVNLIKKNYYNGLIFHRVIKGFMIQGGGMFSDLNQKENVDPIKGEFSINGWNKNTLALSHVPGVLSMARTNKMDSATSQFFIVTGDAKFLDGQYASFGKLSDEESLKVAFSIESVKTGIKDFYEDIPIEPIIIKSINLI; translated from the coding sequence ATGAAAAAAATTAAAATTGAAATTATTTTAGAAGATGAAAGAATAATGAGAGCTGATTTATATCCAGAATTAGCTCCTATCTCTGTTGAAAACTTTGTTAATTTAATTAAAAAAAATTATTATAACGGATTAATATTTCATAGAGTAATTAAAGGTTTTATGATTCAAGGGGGAGGAATGTTTTCTGATTTAAATCAAAAAGAAAATGTAGATCCAATTAAGGGAGAGTTTTCAATTAATGGTTGAAATAAAAATACATTAGCTTTATCACATGTTCCTGGAGTTTTATCAATGGCAAGAACAAATAAAATGGATAGTGCAACTAGTCAATTTTTTATTGTTACAGGAGATGCTAAATTTTTAGATGGACAATATGCATCTTTTGGAAAACTATCAGATGAAGAAAGTTTAAAAGTAGCTTTTTCAATTGAAAGTGTAAAAACAGGCATTAAAGATTTTTATGAAGATATACCAATAGAGCCAATTATTATAAAATCTATTAATCTTATTTAA